In Hallerella porci, the genomic stretch GTGCGGTAAATTTAGAAAATTTGCATGCTTCTGGAACAGGGATAAAGGCTATATTTGTGATATGCATTATTTGATTATTCCTGGATTAAATAATTCTGGCCCGAAACATTGGCAAAGTTTTTGGGAGAAAAGTCTTCCGGATGTAAGCCGTGTTCACCAAGAAAATTGGGAACATCCCGAAAAAGAAGACTGGGTGAATCGCCTTTCGCATTATATCGCCGAACTCACTTCGGATACGATTCTCGTCGCACACAGTTTAGGCGTCGTTACAACCGTCGAATGGTTGGTGAAGTATCAAAATCCGTTAATTCGCGGGGCTTTTCTCGTCGCCCCTGCCGATGCCGATCACGTGGACATTATCCGCTCTTTTGCGCCGATACCTCTTCAAAAGCTTCCGGTTCCGTCGATGGTTGTCGCAAGCGAAAACGATGAATATGTGACCTTTGAACGCGCTCAAGAATTTGCAAAAGCGTGGGGTTCGCAATTAGAAAACGTCGGACGTCTCGGGCATATCAATGCGAAAACCGATCTCGGCGAATGGCCTGCGGGCAAAGCGCTTCTCCAAAAATTTGAAAATTCGATAAAACTTTAATTTTCGAAAAATCAAAAAGCTCTGCGAAATGCAGAGCTTTTTTGTGCGATGAAAAAAATCCACTTTGAAATTTATTTTTCAAATTTCGCTAGGAATTGTTTCGTTTCGCGGGCGACGATTCCGCTGAGCAAAATGAGCGCAACCAAGTTCGGGAAAGCCATTAAGCCGTTGAAAATATCGGCAATCGTCCAAACCGCAGAAACGGTCAAATAAGGTCCGATGAAAACAGCTGCGACATAAAGCCAACGGTAAATGAGTTTTTTCGTTTTGCTTTTTCCGATGAGGAATTGTAAACATCTTTCGGAATAATACGCCCAGCCGAGAATCGTTGTAAAGGCGAAGAATGCGAGCGAAACCGTGAGAAGATACGGCGCAACGGTAGCGCCGCCCGGGATGAATGCAAGACCTTTGCGGAAAGCTTCCATCGTAATGTTTACGCCTTCGAGTCCAAGAGACGGTTCCCAAGTGCCGCCGATGACAATGACGAGGCCGGTCATCGTACAAATGATAATCGTATCGATGAATGTTCCCGTCATGCAGACAAGTCCTTGACGCACCGGTTCTTTTGTTTTGGCTGCAGCCGCTGCAATCGGAGCCGAACCCAAACCCGCTTCGTTACTGAAAATGCCACGGGCAATTCCTTTTTGCATCGCGATGAAAATCGAGCCGACAACGCCACCTGTCACCGCTGCCGGATTAAATGCAGCGCGGACAATCGTTTCAATCGCAGTCGAAATGTGCGAGAAGTTGAGAAGCAAAATGGTGACGCAAGCGATGATGTAAAAAATCCCCATAAACGGCACAATAATCGAAGCGACTTTTGCGATGCGGCGAATGCCTCCGATAATCACAAACGCTGTGCAAAGAGAAATCACAAGGCCTGCAATCGCTGTCGTATAAGAGATATTGTGCGCGCCGACCGTTAAAAATGTGCCCGAAGGAATGACGGAATTTGCCGCCGAAGCGATACCGTTAATTTGCGTAATCGTTCCGATTCCCATGAGGCCTGCGCAAACGCCGAAGATAGCGAAGAGAACCGCTAACCATTTGAAATTCCAACCGAAACGTTCTTTGATGCCGCATTGAATGTAATAGAATGGACCGCCGAGAATTTTTCCGTCATTTCCCACGGTGCGGTATTTGACAGCGAGAAGACCTTCGGCATATTTCGTCGCCATTCCTAAAAACGCAGCGACTTCCATCCAAAAAAGAGCGCCCGGTCCGCCCGTTCCGATTGCGGTCGCAACGCCGACGATGTTACCGGTTCCAATCGTTGCGGCAAGCGCTGTGCAAAGAGCTTCAAAACTAGAAACGTCGCCATCGCCTTCGTTTTCGCTGCGAATCGCATAACGGAGCGCATTTTTTAAGTTCGCAACTTGTAAACCGCCTAAGCGGATGGTGAGCAAAAGCCCCACAAAAAGGATGATAACGATAAGAGGAATTCCCCAGACGATGCCGTCAACGGAATCTAAAATTTGGTTGATATTTTCCACGATGAATCCTTTCAGTGGGCGGTTTTTAAAAATTTAGCTAATGCAAAAATTTTCCGGTTAATTTGTGCAAGAAAAATTTTAAGGATTTTTTGTTTTTGCTGACAAATTTGTCTTCAGTTCGCGTTTGTGTTCCCAGATGAAAATCGCAATGCCTGTGACGATCATTAAAAAACACAAAGATTGTCCGCGGCTCATTCCAATCAAATCATTGCGCCCGAGGAAATTATCCGGATGGCGGAAAAATTCGATGAAGAAACGGAATGTGCCGTAGCCGATGAGATAAAGCGGAAACATTTGCTTTTTAAATAATTTGTAATGGCTGAGCCAAAAGAGAATGCCGAAGAGAATAATTCCTTCGAAAGTCATCTCGTAAAGTTGCGACGGATGACGCAGTTGCAAATCGTGCGCCATCGGGAAAAGCATTCCGATCGGACTTGTCGTGACTTCGCCGTAAAGTTCTCCGTTGACAAAATTTCCCCAACGTCCCCAACTGTAGCCGAGCGGAACCGCTAAAAATCCGAGATTTAAAGTTTCCCAAATCGGCATTTTGTTGCGCTTCATCCCGAGAATGCCAAAGAGAATTGCGCCGATAAGTCCGCCGTGATAAGACATGCCCGAAATGCCGACGAAGATAAATCCTTCGACGGCGTCGTAGCGGAACGGCATAATGATTTCGAGCGGATTTGTGAGATAATGCATCGGATTATAAAAGAGAACGTAGCCGAGGCGCGCGCCGATTAAAATGCCCGCGATCACCCACGAAACGAAACTGTCCATCTGTTCTTTTTTGATGCCGACATTTTGCTTTAAATTCATTTTCCAAATGACGAAATAGCAAGTGGCAAAGGCGAACAAATACATGAGTCCGTACCAATGCACGGGGAAATTACCCAGCTGAATTGCAATTCCGTCAAAGTGTGTGGGAATTAAATTCCACCAAGAAAACTCTGGCATTTTTATTTCTCCTTAGCCCAGTAATTGATGAGAAGCGCTGCGACTTGAGACGCAACTTGTGTGCGGAATCTCCCGTGCACTTGCATCACGACAATCGCAATCGCTTTATCGGGATTGGAACGGCTTTTGGCAAATCCCATAAACCAATCGTAGCGACCTTTGGGATTTTCGCCGTCGAGGGAACCGGTTTTTCCACCGATGTCTAAATCGCTAAAAACTTTCCGCGAAATATTTTTTGAGGAAATGTGTTTGCGGGAAGTGCCTTCGGTTACCGTCGCAAGCATCGCTTGCTTGAGTCCGATGTAAGCGTTTTCCGAAAAGCGTTCGATGCCGAGTGCAATCGGTTGCGTCGGCGCATGATTTTTCGAACCGCTTCCGCGTGCGCCGTTCTTTTCCCACGGAATTTCAAAAGGCTTTTCCATGAGAATGGCGCGGGCAATTCCTGCCGCTTGTAAAGGCGAAAGAGTTGTGCTCTGCGTAAAACCGCAAGCGACTTCGGCGAGTCCATAGCCCGAATCCGGGGGGGAGTATTGACTGCGTTCGGGAATTCCTGCGGGGAAATTTCGATTAAATCCAAATTTTTCTGCCGCCGATTTTAAACGCTTCGCGCCGACATTCATCCCGATGAGAGCAATTGGCGGATTAAAAGATTTCGCATAAGCTAAGTGCACTGCAGAAATCGGACCGCAATAATTTTCGGGCACTTTTAGTTGGCGTTTGTAAAGGGTGTGCGCGCTACCGATTAACGGCACTTCGCTGTGAATCGAATAGCGCTTGGATTCAAATGCCGCAGCAATCGTAATCGTTTTCGCAAGACTTGCCGCGGGGAATGTCGCCTGTGAAAGAAAATCGGGCTCGGTTTGAATCGTCGAATCTTTCCGTTCGCCCCAAGCGATGATTTCATTTGTCTTCGCATTGACGACTAAATAAAGCGCATTGTCCGGATGAAAACGCCGCAAGTAAGTGTCCATCATATGGGCGAGTCCCGTATCGCGTTGCGCGTAAACGTGCGAAAGATCGGGCTTTTTCGAGGAATCGGAAACGGAAATTTTTGCAGGCGCAGACGAAGAATTTATCGCGGAATTTTTTACCGAAAGAGTATCAAATGTCGCCGCAGAATCCGACAAAACTTTCTCATTTTTTGTCGTAACATTTTCGCTATTTTCATCGTCTTTTTGAAAAGCGCAGCGCGAACATTGTAAAATGCAAAAAAGGACTGCGACTAGAAGAATGGCTCGATTGATGAGGCGAATGTTTCGC encodes the following:
- a CDS encoding RBBP9/YdeN family alpha/beta hydrolase, whose protein sequence is MHYLIIPGLNNSGPKHWQSFWEKSLPDVSRVHQENWEHPEKEDWVNRLSHYIAELTSDTILVAHSLGVVTTVEWLVKYQNPLIRGAFLVAPADADHVDIIRSFAPIPLQKLPVPSMVVASENDEYVTFERAQEFAKAWGSQLENVGRLGHINAKTDLGEWPAGKALLQKFENSIKL
- a CDS encoding penicillin-binding transpeptidase domain-containing protein, with the protein product MRPSKPLPRNIRLINRAILLVAVLFCILQCSRCAFQKDDENSENVTTKNEKVLSDSAATFDTLSVKNSAINSSSAPAKISVSDSSKKPDLSHVYAQRDTGLAHMMDTYLRRFHPDNALYLVVNAKTNEIIAWGERKDSTIQTEPDFLSQATFPAASLAKTITIAAAFESKRYSIHSEVPLIGSAHTLYKRQLKVPENYCGPISAVHLAYAKSFNPPIALIGMNVGAKRLKSAAEKFGFNRNFPAGIPERSQYSPPDSGYGLAEVACGFTQSTTLSPLQAAGIARAILMEKPFEIPWEKNGARGSGSKNHAPTQPIALGIERFSENAYIGLKQAMLATVTEGTSRKHISSKNISRKVFSDLDIGGKTGSLDGENPKGRYDWFMGFAKSRSNPDKAIAIVVMQVHGRFRTQVASQVAALLINYWAKEK
- the lgt gene encoding prolipoprotein diacylglyceryl transferase, producing MPEFSWWNLIPTHFDGIAIQLGNFPVHWYGLMYLFAFATCYFVIWKMNLKQNVGIKKEQMDSFVSWVIAGILIGARLGYVLFYNPMHYLTNPLEIIMPFRYDAVEGFIFVGISGMSYHGGLIGAILFGILGMKRNKMPIWETLNLGFLAVPLGYSWGRWGNFVNGELYGEVTTSPIGMLFPMAHDLQLRHPSQLYEMTFEGIILFGILFWLSHYKLFKKQMFPLYLIGYGTFRFFIEFFRHPDNFLGRNDLIGMSRGQSLCFLMIVTGIAIFIWEHKRELKTNLSAKTKNP
- a CDS encoding alanine/glycine:cation symporter family protein yields the protein MVENINQILDSVDGIVWGIPLIVIILFVGLLLTIRLGGLQVANLKNALRYAIRSENEGDGDVSSFEALCTALAATIGTGNIVGVATAIGTGGPGALFWMEVAAFLGMATKYAEGLLAVKYRTVGNDGKILGGPFYYIQCGIKERFGWNFKWLAVLFAIFGVCAGLMGIGTITQINGIASAANSVIPSGTFLTVGAHNISYTTAIAGLVISLCTAFVIIGGIRRIAKVASIIVPFMGIFYIIACVTILLLNFSHISTAIETIVRAAFNPAAVTGGVVGSIFIAMQKGIARGIFSNEAGLGSAPIAAAAAKTKEPVRQGLVCMTGTFIDTIIICTMTGLVIVIGGTWEPSLGLEGVNITMEAFRKGLAFIPGGATVAPYLLTVSLAFFAFTTILGWAYYSERCLQFLIGKSKTKKLIYRWLYVAAVFIGPYLTVSAVWTIADIFNGLMAFPNLVALILLSGIVARETKQFLAKFEK